Proteins from one Sabethes cyaneus chromosome 2, idSabCyanKW18_F2, whole genome shotgun sequence genomic window:
- the LOC128737803 gene encoding uncharacterized protein LOC128737803 — protein sequence MVLQNMIGSIPEFNGSVDDWNVYQERLEQFFEVNEIADNKRVALLISVIGGDSYKTLRDLCNPVLPKNKTFDELCTLLRKQYTPQVAIFRERTNFYNARQEDYENVTQWFGRLKKLSVDCKFGENLEAILLDKFVTGLRTGQIMDRLCEENESLTLEHALELAVNKECAISGQSH from the coding sequence ATGGTTCTCCAAAATATGATCGGTTCTATTCCGGAGTTCAACGGTTCGGTCGACGACTGGAACGTGTACCAGGAACGGTTGGAGCAATTTTTCGAAGTCAATGAAATCGCGGACAACAAACGGGTCGCCCTGCTAATCAGTGTCATCGGAGGTGATTCGTACAAAACCCTGCGCGATCTGTGCAATCCCGTCCTGCCGAAGAACAAAACCTTCGACGAACTGTGCACCCTACTGCGGAAGCAGTACACCCCCCAGGTGGCCATTTTCCGCGAACGAACCAACTTCTACAATGCCCGCCAGGAAGACTACGAAAACGTGACGCAGTGGTTTGGGCGGCTGAAAAAACTATCCGTCGACTGTAAGTTCGGCGAAAACCTGGAGGCGATTCTGCTGGACAAATTTGTGACCGGGCTGCGAACCGGCCAGATTATGGACCGACTGTGCGAGGAGAACGAATCCCTCACGCTCGAACATGCCCTCGAACTGGCGGTGAACAAAGAGTGTGCCATCTCCGGGCAGAGCCACTAA